In Tistrella mobilis, the genomic window GGTCGAAGAGGGGCCGCGGGATGACTGGTTCGACGACCGCATCATCACCTTCCTGTTCGTGGTGATGGTGGCAGCCGGCATCGGCTTCTTCTGGCGGGTGCTCAGCCACCACAACCCGATCGTCGATCTCAAGGCCTTCCGCGATCGCAACTTCGCCACCGGCTGCGTGTTCAGCTTCGTGATCGGTGTCGGCCTCTACGGCCTGGTCTATGTGTTGCCGCTCTATCTGGCGCGGATCCGCGATCTCAACGCCATGCAGATCGGCGAGGTGCTGTTCGTCACCGGCCTTGCCCAGTTCTGTTCGGCCCCCATCGCCGGCATGCTGTCGCGCAAGATGGATGTGCGGGTGATGCTGGCGATCGGCTTCACCATGCTTGCCGGTTCCACCTGGTGGATGTCGCATATCACGGCCGACTGGCAGTTCGACCAGTTGCTGTGGCCGCAGATCATGCGCGGCATGTCGCTGATGCTGTGCATGCTGCCGGTCAACCAGATCGCGCTCGGCACGCTGCCGATGGAGATGCTGAAGAATGCGAGCGGGCTCTATAATCTGATGCGCAATCTGGGGGGAGCGGTCGGTCTTGCCGGCATCAACACCCTGATGATCGACCGCAACGCCCTGCATCTGGAGCGCATCGCCGATGCCGCCAACCCGAACCGTCCCGAGGTCCAGGCCGCACTCGACGCATTGGGGCAGCGTTTCGACGGCGCGATTGCGGGGGACAGCTCCCTCGCGGCCCTCAAGACGCTGATGAACATGATCCAGGCTCAGGCGCAGGTGATGACCTTCGGCGACGTGTTTCTGGTGCTGGCGGGGATCTTCGTCGCCGCGGCGGTGATCACCGCCACCGTGCGCCGGCCGCAGATGGCGGGAGCCGGCGGGGGAGGCGGGCATTGAGCGAGGCGAGCCG contains:
- a CDS encoding DHA2 family efflux MFS transporter permease subunit gives rise to the protein MTEATSAAGSIAAAPAAAAPKGPTVGQIAGFIAMIFGMFMAILDIQIVSSSLSELQAGLAASPDEVSWIQTSYLIAEVVMIPLSGYLSRALSTRGLFLISAAGFTVMSALCATATTLDEMILWRALQGFVGGAMIPTVFAAAFQLFPGNRRAGVSVVIGLVATLAPTIGPTLGGWLTEIFSWHWLFLVNVVPGILVTLMVWRAPAFDTGDRSLLRRLDLLGLVLMALFLGSMEYVVEEGPRDDWFDDRIITFLFVVMVAAGIGFFWRVLSHHNPIVDLKAFRDRNFATGCVFSFVIGVGLYGLVYVLPLYLARIRDLNAMQIGEVLFVTGLAQFCSAPIAGMLSRKMDVRVMLAIGFTMLAGSTWWMSHITADWQFDQLLWPQIMRGMSLMLCMLPVNQIALGTLPMEMLKNASGLYNLMRNLGGAVGLAGINTLMIDRNALHLERIADAANPNRPEVQAALDALGQRFDGAIAGDSSLAALKTLMNMIQAQAQVMTFGDVFLVLAGIFVAAAVITATVRRPQMAGAGGGGGH